One window from the genome of Oreochromis niloticus isolate F11D_XX linkage group LG20, O_niloticus_UMD_NMBU, whole genome shotgun sequence encodes:
- the LOC100692161 gene encoding neurexophilin-2, which translates to MEKGCCKMRALCLNFAITCLWLLPSSVQEISKKLEFQSQEWGEEEGGREGAGGAALKVKHISKDLQIISTKHKTPAYGSLGPYGWPQNVSQALDQYLYRPPPKSKPPAKTSPKAKKILGWGDFYFNVKTVKFSLLVTGKIVDHINGTFSVYFRHNSSRLGNISVSIVPPSKAVGWEVLDPAAQSVHTKNSVLLPDLISQLPSPPQSTSSTPPEQQKQQQDMMMVTELNCRIEYQRTNRSKKTKPCMYDPGQTCYSENTQSQAAWICAKPFKVICIFIAFTGTDYRLVQKVCPEQNQQHFG; encoded by the exons ATGGAGAAAGGCTGCTGCAAAATGAGGGCTCTGTGTTTGAACTTTGCCATCACCTGTCTGTGGCTTCTTCCTTCATCA GTCCAAGAGATATCCAAGAAACTGGAATTTCAAAGCCAAGAGTGGggtgaggaggaaggaggaagagaaggtGCTGGTGGAGCAGCACTGAAAGTTAAACATATCTCCAAAGATTTACAGATCATCTCCACCAAACATAAAACACCTGCTTATGGCTCGCTTGGCCCATACGGTTGGCCTCAGAACGTCTCACAAGCCCTGGATCAGTATCTGTATCGTCCTCCTCCCAAATCCAAACCTCCAGCTAAAACTTCCCCAAAGGCCAAAAAGATCCTGGGCTGGGGGGATTTTTACTTTAACGTGAAAACAGTGAAATTCAGCCTCTTGGTGACAGGGAAGATTGTGGATCACATCAATGGGACATTCAGCGTCTACTTCCGTCACAACTCATCCCGACTGGGGAACATATCCGTCAGCATCGTTCCACCCTCCAAAGCTGTGGGATGGGAGGTTCTTGATCCTGCAGCTCAGAGTGTTCACACTAAAAACTCAGTACTGCTCCCAGATCTGATATCCCAGTTGCCAAGCCCTCCTCAATCCACCAGCTCCACTCCTCCCGaacagcagaagcagcagcaggacatGATGATGGTGACTGAACTCAACTGCCGGATCGAGTACCAGAGAACCAACCGGTCCAAGAAGACCAAGCCCTGCATGTACGACCCAGGCCAGACATGCTACTCAGAAAACACCCAGTCCCAGGCAGCCTGGATCTGTGCCAAACCATTTAAGGTTATATGCATCTTCATCGCCTTCACTGGCACGGATTACAGACTGGTGCAGAAAGTTTGCCCTGAGCAGAACCAGCAGCACTTCGGGTGA